In a genomic window of Oncorhynchus keta strain PuntledgeMale-10-30-2019 unplaced genomic scaffold, Oket_V2 Un_contig_26049_pilon_pilon, whole genome shotgun sequence:
- the LOC127922510 gene encoding outer dense fiber protein 2-like, which produces MAYIIILGVPDPERAITKEHSTQSKVVDLETQLSRTTTELTTLRRSKEEAERRYQSRLQDVKDRLEQSDSTNRSLQNYVQFLKASYANVFGRLGPHQHS; this is translated from the exons atggcatatattattatattaggtgTCCCAGACCCGGAACGTGCGATCACCAAAGAGCACTCCACCCAGTCCAAGGTGGTGGACCTGGAGACCCAGCTAAGCAGGACCACCACAGAACTCACCACCCTCCGCCGCAGcaaagaggag GCAGAGCGACGGTACCAGTCCCGTCTTCAGGATGTGAAGGACCGTCTGGAGCAGTCGGACAGCACCAACAGGAGTCTGCAGAACTACGTCCAGTTCCTCAAAGCCTCTTATGCCAACGTGTTCGGGAGACTCGGCCCTCACCAGCACTCT